A genomic region of Mesorhizobium sp. NZP2077 contains the following coding sequences:
- a CDS encoding dipeptide ABC transporter ATP-binding protein: protein MTDKDRPILETRSLGKRFSIGSRFSAEGKRTVHAVDNVSLTVRRGETVGLVGESGCGKSTLARCLVRLYDITDGELLFEGEDITSKSLSELRPLRRRLQMVFQDPSASLNPRRRVGDLVAEPLRIHGKLSSREITARVAELFDLVGLLPDHVMRYPHEFSGGQRQRVGIARAIALNPDLVVLDEPVSALDVSVQAQIVNLLADLQEKLNLTYIFIAHDLSVVRQVSTRIAVMYLGSIVEEGPAEEVFAAPAHPYSQALISAVPVVETTPSGTRKRIILTGDVPSPRKPPSGCRFHPRCPIAVERCRTERPELREYRPGRKVACHFPTV, encoded by the coding sequence ATGACCGACAAAGATCGTCCGATCCTCGAGACGCGCTCGCTGGGAAAGCGGTTTTCGATCGGCAGCCGATTTTCCGCCGAGGGCAAGCGAACCGTGCATGCGGTCGACAATGTTTCGCTCACCGTGCGGCGCGGCGAGACCGTCGGGCTGGTCGGCGAATCCGGATGCGGCAAGTCCACATTAGCGCGCTGCCTGGTGAGGCTTTACGACATAACTGACGGTGAGCTGCTGTTCGAAGGCGAGGACATCACCTCGAAATCGCTGTCCGAACTCAGGCCGCTGCGGCGCCGCCTGCAAATGGTGTTCCAGGATCCGTCAGCCTCGCTCAATCCGCGCCGGCGTGTCGGCGATCTGGTGGCCGAGCCGCTGCGCATCCATGGCAAGCTCTCGTCCCGCGAGATCACCGCGCGCGTCGCCGAACTGTTCGACCTCGTCGGGCTGCTGCCGGACCATGTCATGCGTTATCCCCATGAATTCTCAGGCGGCCAGCGCCAGCGCGTCGGCATTGCGCGGGCAATTGCCCTCAACCCGGATCTCGTCGTGTTGGACGAACCGGTCTCGGCGCTCGACGTCTCGGTGCAGGCGCAGATCGTCAACCTGCTTGCCGATCTGCAGGAGAAGCTGAACCTCACCTACATCTTCATCGCCCACGACCTGTCGGTGGTGCGTCAGGTGTCGACCCGCATCGCGGTCATGTATCTCGGTTCGATCGTCGAGGAAGGGCCGGCTGAAGAGGTGTTCGCGGCGCCAGCCCACCCTTACAGCCAGGCGCTGATCTCGGCGGTTCCGGTCGTCGAGACGACGCCCAGCGGGACGCGCAAGCGCATCATCCTGACCGGTGACGTGCCGAGCCCGCGGAAACCGCCATCCGGCTGCCGTTTCCACCCCCGATGCCCGATCGCGGTTGAGCGCTGCCGCACGGAGCGGCCGGAACTGAGGGAATATCGACCCGGCCGCAAAGTAGCCTGCCATTTCCCGACGGTTTAG
- a CDS encoding DUF982 domain-containing protein, producing the protein MDYLHFFAPVRISRGQGHPVEEVDSVAEAMVFLRKWPTGRRGPVYQCALNCCSAALSGQMSAEEARKAFTGFARITRLLDDDMALPAAGETVAGVYALRP; encoded by the coding sequence ATGGACTACCTGCATTTCTTTGCACCCGTGCGGATTTCGCGCGGGCAGGGGCATCCTGTAGAAGAAGTGGATAGTGTCGCCGAGGCGATGGTTTTCTTGCGTAAATGGCCGACGGGACGACGTGGGCCAGTGTATCAGTGCGCGCTGAATTGCTGCTCGGCCGCTTTGTCGGGACAGATGTCGGCGGAGGAAGCCAGGAAGGCTTTCACCGGCTTTGCCCGGATCACGCGGCTTCTGGACGACGACATGGCCTTGCCGGCCGCCGGCGAAACCGTCGCGGGCGTATACGCGCTGCGGCCCTAG
- a CDS encoding nuclear transport factor 2 family protein gives MNDPSAAEPAYDPQQLESMLIARQHAGDVDGMVALFEPDAVIDCGGGHFLRGREAIRAYYAEIVASARKFAIGEQRPALICGDLALTSTRFPDGDITSEVARRQSDGSWLWVIDRYSVAWG, from the coding sequence ATGAACGATCCCAGCGCAGCAGAGCCCGCCTACGACCCGCAGCAGCTGGAATCCATGCTGATAGCGAGACAGCATGCGGGCGATGTCGATGGCATGGTCGCTCTGTTCGAACCTGATGCGGTGATCGACTGTGGCGGCGGACATTTTCTGCGCGGGCGTGAAGCCATCCGCGCCTACTATGCCGAGATTGTCGCGTCCGCACGGAAGTTTGCGATCGGCGAACAGCGGCCGGCGCTTATTTGTGGTGACCTCGCGCTCACCTCGACCCGGTTTCCTGACGGCGACATCACCAGCGAGGTTGCCCGACGGCAGAGCGACGGCTCCTGGCTTTGGGTGATCGATCGCTATTCCGTCGCTTGGGGTTAA